The Hymenobacter oligotrophus genome segment ACGTTGCTGTTGAACGTGCGCTTGGCGTTTACCGAAGGGCCGTAGCCGGCAGCGCGGAAAGCGCGGTCGACGGCGGCGTAGGCATTGGCCATGCCATGGCCAATTTCCCACGACTCGCGGTTGGGCAGGTTGGTAGCGGTTTGCTCCAGAATGCTTTTTACCTCGGCCGGCGTCAGGTTGGGGTTGGCGTCCAGCATCAGGGCCACAATGCCGGCCACGTGCGGCGCCGACATGGAGGTACCCGTGAGGTGCGTGTAGAAGGGCACGTGCGCAGGCTCCAGGTTTTCAACGTCCTGCTGGGTGCTCAGCACGCCAATCGGCGACACAGCACGCGTCGAGATGATGTCGGTGCCGGGGGCCGTTACGGTCGGCTCGTCGCGCCACGGCAGGGTTTGCCCGTCGATGGTTACCGTGCCGCCCACGCCCTTGCGGCCGCGCGACGACGAAGGAGCCAGCACGCCGGCTTTGTCGGAGTTGGCCACCGTAATTACCCACGGCGCCTTTTTGTAGTTGCCGGTAATGGTGCCCGAGCCCGCGCCCGAGTTACCTGCCGAAAATACTACCACAATGTTGCGGTCGACGCAGCGCTTGGTGGCAATGGTAATGGGGTCGTTCGGGTTCGGCTCGGTGGCAATGTCGGAGGTGGTGCCGAACGAGTTGGTGATAACCCGGATGTTGTACTGGAATTGATTTACCAGCGCGTAGTCGAAGGCGCCCACCACATCCAGAATAAACAAGCCAGCGCCCGTGCCGTAGCCGATGAGGTCGGCGCCGGGGGCTACGCCGGCGTGCTTGCCGTTGGAGGCCGCACCCGTTGCGCCCACAATACCGGCTACGTGCGTGCCGTGGCCGCCGGTTTGGTCGGTGTTGGGTATGTTTTCGAGGTAGGTAATGGGCAGCAGCGCATTTTGGGCTTTCAGGTTGGTGGTGCCCAGTACGTTCTGCTTCAGGTTTTTACCTAGGGTGTGGTCGGGGTGCGTGCCGTCGATGCCTGAGTCGTTTACTACCACCCCAATGCCCTTGCCCGACACCGGCAGGCCGCCGTTGCGCTGCGTAAACAAGGGCTCGAGGCGCGCGCGCTGCGCACCCGTTAGGGCAGTGGCGCCGTCGTTGTCGCGCACCAGCGAACGGTTCAGGTAGATGGACACCACGTTGGGGTCCTGGGCAAGGCGGTTAATTTGGGCGGTGGTAGCCAGCACGCCCGCCACCGGCAAGGCCCGCATGGTTACGCCCTGTACAATGCCCAGCTGCTGCAGGGCCAGTTTGTTGGCTAGGGTAGGGGCGGTATTGCCTTTAAAAGTTACCACCACCTGATGCAAATCGAGGGGGTTGGTAAGCAGGGGTTGCAGGTGCGTGTCGAGGTAGGCTTGAGCGAAGGCCCCGGTGCTGCCCATCCAGAGCAACACACCGAGTAAAGTT includes the following:
- a CDS encoding S8 family peptidase is translated as MKKTLLGVLLWMGSTGAFAQAYLDTHLQPLLTNPLDLHQVVVTFKGNTAPTLANKLALQQLGIVQGVTMRALPVAGVLATTAQINRLAQDPNVVSIYLNRSLVRDNDGATALTGAQRARLEPLFTQRNGGLPVSGKGIGVVVNDSGIDGTHPDHTLGKNLKQNVLGTTNLKAQNALLPITYLENIPNTDQTGGHGTHVAGIVGATGAASNGKHAGVAPGADLIGYGTGAGLFILDVVGAFDYALVNQFQYNIRVITNSFGTTSDIATEPNPNDPITIATKRCVDRNIVVVFSAGNSGAGSGTITGNYKKAPWVITVANSDKAGVLAPSSSRGRKGVGGTVTIDGQTLPWRDEPTVTAPGTDIISTRAVSPIGVLSTQQDVENLEPAHVPFYTHLTGTSMSAPHVAGIVALMLDANPNLTPAEVKSILEQTATNLPNRESWEIGHGMANAYAAVDRAFRAAGYGPSVNAKRTFNSNVNSAVTSSPFTINFNPATTASNSQTFAVPAGTSSLEASCKVTGLLGETGNPVNLVLLSPSGKRYASGISVLFATSPGRAVAVASPEAGTWTVRLEGLQGAALPETVSGSIALNKALGSTGLSDAAGHPAEASIQLAVSKRLMDGLSNGFKPEQDLSRIQLADYLLMGQAVRQYLPVSGANSFGDVSGVQALLAESVTARGAALRDRNHVQNGVMLPVSQGVFAPNATVTRASLAYSLVQSLGLQNKAQQATGPVTVEVNGQRIAIDDAAQIPAGLEGYVQVALDMNIINAYYSVMQGPYDLQPTLHATFKPQQKVKRADFAVIVTRTHDQWNAAPADAAASTASATASRATTETVPAVDAPVYAAPNPFAQRTVFTYQLAEAAPVRLEVYDVMGRKVETVVNAQQGAGFHQHTFDGAKLPAGTYLYKLSTGAKTQSGRLVLTR